A genome region from Danio aesculapii chromosome 2, fDanAes4.1, whole genome shotgun sequence includes the following:
- the fbxo36b gene encoding F-box only protein 36b, producing the protein MASLLGETLFEISGQGPAPMKDYFHFAIMKSEVIWSWWKISLRLDCKNAPPGQLRETHEDFLEDNRLQNQVAMVFGPHILQYSKNLCQGYYDFIARLPNALLFKIMGYLDLENISVLSRTCRKFRELCNSEEFWEQTVRKHCDTVTPTVEALAKEVGWKTIFFTNKLQLQMQISRRKQKDNQSCEDKDEPSSSSVASE; encoded by the exons ATGGCGAGTTTGCTTGGAGAAACTCTGTTTGAGATCAGTGGACAAGGTCCTGCACCCATGAAGGACTATTTTCACTTTGCCATAATGAAGTCTGAG GTTATCTGGAGCTGGTGGAAGATTTCTTTGAGATTAGACTGCAAGAATGCACCACCTGGACAGCTGAGAGAAACACATGAAGACTTCCTAGAAGACAACCGCCTGCAAA ATCAAGTGGCCATGGTATTTGGTCCTCATATCTTGCAGTACTCCAAAAATTTATGTCAGGGATACTATGATTTCATTGCCCGTCTCCCCAACGCTTTACTTTTCAAAATCATGGGATACCTGGACCTTGAAAACATTTCAGTTCTTTCACGCACCTGCCGTAAATTTAGAGAG CTTTGTAACTCTGAGGAGTTCTGGGAGCAGACAGTGAGGAAGCATTGTGACACCGTGACTCCAACAGTGGAGGCTTTAGCTAAGGAGGTTGGCTGGAAGACAATTTTCTTCACCAACAAGCTGCAGCTGCAGATGCAGATTAGCCGCCGGAAGCAGAAGGACAATCAGTCCTGTGAGGATAAAGATGAGCCCAGTTCCTCTTCAGTAGCCTCGGAGTAA
- the LOC130234738 gene encoding olfactory receptor 2T11, with protein MTNTSDQMDLAFELQAGYTNSNLAKSNKLLETVKAFVHFAAFIVTGLFTCLITATVQHSQHLRQNPRYVLLCQHCICVAGFNIMGAVVHGLRSLHWPVSRIICWILFDLQVVMARGLMITLTLMSISTCLSICMPLRYPILVQRFHRWVMLVACLLALLNPVLFTILACLRFPWDYVVGLDTECSTALEGTACIASAVVMLLLMVLLIIISYVAIYVEGRRAGHFTRSNSKGRCTILIHSLQMSLHILPSLIIISRRQETLPVAISIFILFSFVQSLSPVVFGLRCKELYKEMPRFFPCQSKACDCCGHIGSIETISTGTITSAETGASTETSISTCMASNTTCSIITEREHENEQTSGTRWNLKT; from the exons ATGACTAATACCAGCGATCAGATGGATTTGGCTTTTGAGCTTCAAGCAG GGTATACTAACTCCAATCTAGCTAAAAGCAACAAGCTTTTGGAAACTGTAAAAGCATTTGTCCATTTTGCTGCTTTCATAGTCACCGGTCTCTTCACTTGCCTCATTACTGCAACAGTGCAGCACAGCCAGCATCTGCGGCAGAACCCACGGTACGTCCTGTTGTGTCAACACTGCATCTGCGTGGCTGGTTTTAACATCATGGGTGCAGTTGTGCACGGTCTCCGCAGCCTACATTGGCCGGTGTCTCGAATCATCTGCTGGATCCTTTTTGACCTGCAGGTGGTGATGGCACGAGGTCTGATGATCACTCTCACATTAATGTCCATCAGCACCTGTCTGTCCATTTGCATGCCACTCCGTTACCCCATTCTGGTCCAGCGTTTCCACCGTTGGGTCATGCTGGTGGCATGTCTTCTCGCTTTGCTCAACCCAGTATTGTTCACCATCTTAGCCTGTTTGCGCTTTCCATGGGACTACGTGGTTGGTTTGGACACAGAGTGCTCTACAGCTTTGGAAGGCACTGCTTGCATAGCCAGTGCTGTTGTGATGCTGTTACTGATGGTGCTCCTCATAATCATAAGCTATGTTGCTATTTACGTGGAAGGCAGACGTGCTGGTCATTTCACACGGTCCAACAGTAAGGGTCGCTGCACCATTCTCATCCACAGCCTGCAGATGAGCCTGCACATCTTGCCCTCACTCATCATTATATCCCGGCGCCAGGAGACGCTCCCTGTGGCAATTTCAATTTTCATCCTCTTCAGTTTTGTGCAGTCTCTGAGCCCTGTGGTGTTTGGCTTGCGCTGCAAAGAGCTCTACAAGGAGATGCCACGTTTCTTTCCATGCCAGAGTAAAGCCTGTGATTGCTGTGGTCACATTGGGAGCATAGAAACTATCAGCACTGGGACAATAACTAGTGCAGAAACTGGAGCCAGTACAGAGACTAGCATCTCCACCTGTATGGCCAGCAACACCACATGTAGCATTATCACAGAGCGGGAACATGAGAATGAGCAGACAAGTGGAACAAGGTGGAACCTAAAAACATAA